CGTGCAGCTTATCATCTTCATACATCCGCTCCACAGCCCTGCATCTCAGCTTTCTCCACCACTCGTACCGGAAAGAATAAACGAGGGCGGACATATGACTCAAGGTAAGGAGAAAGGAGACACGAGGCTTTCTTACTTCTTCATAATAGTGAAGGTATTCATGATAGCTTTTTCCCTCTTCTTTACACCAGGCCAGCAGTTCCCCGAGCACGTCGGCATCCTGCACCGCTAAGTTCATGCCTTCTCCCGCCATGGGATGTACCGTGTGGGCAGCGTCGCCGATCAATACAAGGTTACCGGCATAGTACCGATCGACATGATAGGTATAGGGAATCATAAGCTGGATATCGCGCCAGTCTCTGATGGCGCGGACGCCGTCCTTTAATTCAGGCGCAAGCTCGCTGTATGCTTCATAGAACCGCTCGAGTCCCTGTTTTTTGATTTGTTTATAACTCCCTGCTTCAATGAGGTAAACGGTACGGATCTCTTTGTCCGGCAAAGGGAATAAACCAAGGAAACCATTCGAAGTTGTAATGATTTTCCCCTTCGTGAAACGTTCCGGACGGGGAATAGTGACAGTGAGGAAATGATGATTATACTCTTTCCGTTCCATATGGACGTTCATCGCATCGCGCGTCGGTGAGCTTCTCCCTTCCGCTCCGACATACACATCCGCCTGGATTGATATTCTCTCCCTCTTCTGTTTAACGACAGCTACACCGTTCTCAAAGCCCAGGAACCGGGCACCCGGGAGGTAGTGAAAGTATTGCTCAAACGATTTCCCTTTATTTCTGAGGATATCCTTTGTCTTCTCATGAGGGACCATCAATGCATGATCATATACGCTCGCTACTCTGCCGTAGTCAAGCTCGGTCAAACTGATTTCTTCAGGCGGACGCCCTTTCCTGCGGTGGACTTCCTGAAAACGGAGCTGATCGATCGGATGACCGCACGCTTCCACCTGTTCTCCAACGCCGATTCGGTCTAATATAGCAATGGTCTTCGGCTGAAGGAGTTCCCCCTTATAAGCAGGCGATTTCCTGTTCATCTGCTCTGCAATGACGACATGAACTCCTCTGCTGGCAAGCTTCGCAGCAAGCATCAGGCCCCCTACACCGCCGCCTGCAATGAATACATCTGTTTTCATAGTTTCCCTCCCGGCTGACTTCGCTGTATCTACCTCATACCCCATAGGGGAATTTGAAAACATTGGAAGAACACAAAAAACACGGACTCTCATGAGTCCGTGTCGTCATATTCCGGAGGCTTCCACATATAATGAAGACAAGCCCGGTTTTTATTCTGTTTTCGTCACGATGTCCCATATATGCTGCCACGTTTCCACTTTCAGCGCATCTGTAGGATCACCATCACCGATCACACCATATCCGACCATCAATCCTATCAGTAAGGCAAGAGCACTGAGGAGGAGAACGATGAGGATCCGAAGCCATATCGGAAGAATCCGCCTGCGGGGTTTCTTTGTGGTCTTCTCTTTCTTCGGTTTATTCTTCCCTGCCTTCGGTTTGACGGCAGTTTCCTTCTCTTTCATTTGCTTTGTCCCTTTTGCTTTAGGATCTGTTGCCATGGTCGTCTAACTCCTTACTATTATGATCTCAGCTGATTGACAAGCCCCATCATCTGGTCTCCTGTCGAAATCGACTTCGCGTTGAATTGATAAGCACGCTGAGCCATCAGCATATCCGTCATTTGTTTCGAAACGTCTACATTAGACGTTTCCAGCGTCCCACTTTTTAATACCGTTTCTCCCGGCTGGACCGCGGTAACCAGTCCATCCGCAGCAATACCGTCCGGAATACGGAATCGATTGCCGCCGACAGCTTCCAGCATACGTGGTCGGACCGCATCAACGACAGCAAGCCTACCTGCTGTTTCTTCTGCTCCATTACGCCGTACAACAACGGATCCGTCCGCATTCAGTGTAATGGATTGAAAGCCATCTTCCAGGACAATCCGCTCCCCGTCTTCCCCTGCAACTGGATTGCCATTCGTATCCGTCAGCATGACTTCACCGTCATTCAACGGACTTAGATAAAAGTTCCCGGCACGGGTGTACTGTGTTTCTATACCTGCTTCTGTCGGAACTAAAACCTCGAACATGTGCCCTTCCTGAAGAAAAGCCGCATCAAGGGTGCGCCCCGTCTCCTGAAGGCTTCCAAGACTCAAATCAATATTCGTATGTCCGATCCCGGCACCGGAACCGATTCGGATTCCGTCCGGTGTGAGCCGTCCCGTTTCCGCAAGATTATCTGACTGATTATCAATCTGCTGATACAAAAGAGAGGAAAAATCAGCACTACGGCTTTTATATCCTGTCGTTTGACTATTGGCCAGGTTGTTACCGATCAAGTCCAGCTTCGTCTGCAGCTGGCCCATCGTTACTGCTGATTGAATCATGGAACGATTGATCATGGCTGTTCCTCCCTTTACCGGACTCTGCCGATTTCTGTTACAGCTTTCTGCATGCTTTCATCATATGCTTTCAACACACGCTGATTCATTTCAAACGAACGATATGTATTCATCATTTCCGTCATCGTGGTCGCAGGATCAACGTTGGACTGTTCCAATTGTCCTTGCACCACATCAAAACGGACGGCTTCATTTCCCCCGGCATCCGCCAGGTCTTCCTCCGAACGGAACAAGTCGCTGCCTTCCTTGACCATGGATGCCGGATCAGCACTGTAGGCAAAGCCTAAAGCCACCTGCTGCCCGTCCAATTGAAGCGTACCATCCGTGTTTACAACAAAATCGATTCCGGACGTATTGATTGGATTCCCGGCTTCATCAAGGACATACCCGCCCTGATTGGTCGTAAGGAACCCTTCTCCATCCACCGTGAAGTTTCCATTTCTCGTATAGCGTTCTTCCCCAGCATCGTTGCTGACACGGAAGAATACCATCCCTCCGTCATCCGGTACGCCTTGCTGAACGAGAGCCAGATCCGTCCCGACACCCGTCTCCCTTACGTCTCCCTGGACGAAGGAAGGGATAGATTCTTGCACATATACACCTGTGTTAAGGGATCCTACTTCTCTGTTGACAGGTATTTTCGTTCCACGTGATGTAGGCAGTGTGCGGCTTCCCATTTGTTCAATCAGAAGCTCAGGGAAAGACCGCATCGTCCCTTGATCCGCTTTGTACCCTGGAGTATAAGCATTGGCCATGTTATTCGATAATGTTTCCTGCATCCGCTGATTCGCCTTCATACCTGAGGCAGCTGTGTAGAATCCTCTCAACAAGGTGATCGCTCCTTCCGAATCTCAA
This sequence is a window from Bacillus sp. SB49. Protein-coding genes within it:
- a CDS encoding FAD-dependent oxidoreductase codes for the protein MKTDVFIAGGGVGGLMLAAKLASRGVHVVIAEQMNRKSPAYKGELLQPKTIAILDRIGVGEQVEACGHPIDQLRFQEVHRRKGRPPEEISLTELDYGRVASVYDHALMVPHEKTKDILRNKGKSFEQYFHYLPGARFLGFENGVAVVKQKRERISIQADVYVGAEGRSSPTRDAMNVHMERKEYNHHFLTVTIPRPERFTKGKIITTSNGFLGLFPLPDKEIRTVYLIEAGSYKQIKKQGLERFYEAYSELAPELKDGVRAIRDWRDIQLMIPYTYHVDRYYAGNLVLIGDAAHTVHPMAGEGMNLAVQDADVLGELLAWCKEEGKSYHEYLHYYEEVRKPRVSFLLTLSHMSALVYSFRYEWWRKLRCRAVERMYEDDKLHVKQMLNISGLGKWDFTLTDRAVQGNMLPARKRRVKDTEQYRRLFSEAEDYPWIKNEKGRIR
- a CDS encoding flagellar hook-basal body protein, which gives rise to MLRGFYTAASGMKANQRMQETLSNNMANAYTPGYKADQGTMRSFPELLIEQMGSRTLPTSRGTKIPVNREVGSLNTGVYVQESIPSFVQGDVRETGVGTDLALVQQGVPDDGGMVFFRVSNDAGEERYTRNGNFTVDGEGFLTTNQGGYVLDEAGNPINTSGIDFVVNTDGTLQLDGQQVALGFAYSADPASMVKEGSDLFRSEEDLADAGGNEAVRFDVVQGQLEQSNVDPATTMTEMMNTYRSFEMNQRVLKAYDESMQKAVTEIGRVR
- a CDS encoding flagellar hook-basal body protein encodes the protein MINRSMIQSAVTMGQLQTKLDLIGNNLANSQTTGYKSRSADFSSLLYQQIDNQSDNLAETGRLTPDGIRIGSGAGIGHTNIDLSLGSLQETGRTLDAAFLQEGHMFEVLVPTEAGIETQYTRAGNFYLSPLNDGEVMLTDTNGNPVAGEDGERIVLEDGFQSITLNADGSVVVRRNGAEETAGRLAVVDAVRPRMLEAVGGNRFRIPDGIAADGLVTAVQPGETVLKSGTLETSNVDVSKQMTDMLMAQRAYQFNAKSISTGDQMMGLVNQLRS
- a CDS encoding DNA-directed RNA polymerase subunit beta, whose product is MATDPKAKGTKQMKEKETAVKPKAGKNKPKKEKTTKKPRRRILPIWLRILIVLLLSALALLIGLMVGYGVIGDGDPTDALKVETWQHIWDIVTKTE